GAAAGACCTGATATTGAAATTTTAGTAAGTGTTGATGCGTATATACCAGATGCCTACATTCCAGATGGCTATCAAAAAATTCAAATGTATAAACGTATTAAAGCGATGGATCAGGTGGAAGAATATCATGAAATCTTTGAGGAATTAGAAGACCGATTTGGAGATCTTCCGATTGAGACGGAGCGCTTACTAAAAATTGCACGTATGAAGGTATGGGGCTTAAATGCGGGTGTAATGTCAGTAAAGGAGAAGCAAAAAATTATTACCATTTTATTATCAGAAGAAGGTACAGCAAATGTCGATGGTGGTAAAATTGTGGAGCAATCCATGAAATTTGAACGTGCTGTTGGCTTTGGTATGGACAACATGCAATTGAAATTAACAATTGATGAACGAAAGTGCGGAAAATATCTGCCTTTTGATATTTTAGAAGAATTGATGCAAATGATCTCTAATGCAAAAAAACAACCTTAAAAGACAAGCTGATTGTATCTTACCATAGGATAACAATCAGCTTTTTTTAATGAGTTAAATTTTTTCAATAATCACTAATAGAAAGTTATTCAAATGGTTATTCTAAGGAAAGATGATTAAGGTTAAATTCTACATGCAAATAGCCTTTTAAGCATGATTTTAAGGTTTTTGGAAAATGTTGTTGGCTGTGAAATCCTTTTTCTTCAGTTTTTGCATAGATTGTTTTATAAAAAACCATACTATAGTTGAATAAAAATTTCATTGTAGCGAAAGCGAGGCATTAAGAATGAAGGCAACAGGAATTGTTCGTCGTATTGATGATTTAGGGCGTGTGGTTATTCCAAAAGAAATTCGTAGGACGCTACGTATTCGCGAGGGTGACCCGTTAGAGATTTATACAGACCGTGAAGGCGAAGTTATTTTAAAGAAATATTCTCCAATTAACGATTTAGGGGAATTTGCAAGGGAATATGTAGAAACATTATATGAAACATTAGGTACTCCAGCGTTTGTAACCGACCGTGATGAAGTAATTGCTGTGGCAGGAATCGGTAAGAAAGAGTATATTAATCGTCGTATTACATCTTTTGCGGAAAGTTTTATGGAAGAGCGTTCAACAAAAATAGAAAAAATGGAAACAACTATCGAGATTGTTCCTGGACAATATGAGCAAGTAAAGTCATATTGTGCAACACCTATTATGGTGAATGGTGATCCAATCGGCTGTATTATCGTTTTATCAAAAGTACACTTTGTGGGCGAAGTAG
This genomic stretch from Lysinibacillus pakistanensis harbors:
- the spoVT gene encoding stage V sporulation protein T, giving the protein MKATGIVRRIDDLGRVVIPKEIRRTLRIREGDPLEIYTDREGEVILKKYSPINDLGEFAREYVETLYETLGTPAFVTDRDEVIAVAGIGKKEYINRRITSFAESFMEERSTKIEKMETTIEIVPGQYEQVKSYCATPIMVNGDPIGCIIVLSKVHFVGEVEVKVVETAANFLAKQMNS